The DNA segment TTCGCTGGTGCCGCACATCTTGACGACGGAGGTGCCGATTTTCTGCGCCAGCCCCGTATGGAACATGGACGCGCCGACGACGAACATGCCGGCGAACAAGACGACGGTGGAGTTGGCCAGGCCGCTGAACACCTGGTTCAACGGGATGAGGCTCAGCAGCCCGCAGGCAATCGCGCCGCCCATGGCGGTAGCCGCCAGGGGAATGATTTCAGTAATAAAAAAGATCGCCACTACTGCCAGCACGATAAGGGTCATTACTGCTTTTGACAAGACAAATCTCCTCCTTGTTTAATTTTAAATATTCCGGGATCTCCTTCCCGCACCCCTCCCTTCCTCTTAATCCCCCGGCCTAAGCCAAAGGGCAGGGTATTTCCCTATAGGCTCTGCGCTCGCGCCTTGCCGCGGCTCTCTTGAAATCTGCCGCGCAACGCCGTTTATTTACAGTCCACGGAAAAACCGCAGACACCTATCTGGGCCGCGTATCGCAACGGCGCCCTCTGTCCCCTGCCGTTTCGCCGGGCAGCGGCCAAAGCGCCTTCTATCAATAAAACGGTTTACATGCCTGTTGAAGCGGCGCATAACATTGCCGGCAGCCGCAGCTCTTACGCAGGGCAGGTTCCGCCCCCGGCCCCGCGCTTTAGCCTTATGCTTCGCTTTTTGCGCAAAGGCCGCTTGGCGGCGGTTTTAGCCGCGTGCAACAGATTATAAAAAAAGCGTTACCTTCCCTTTTTTATTCAGCCGACGGGCGCGGGGCTTCCCGCGTCCTTTCTTGTTTCCGGCCGGACGCCCCTTGCGGCCGAACCTTCGCGCGTCCAGCTTCTGTATTCAAATATCATTATACCCGCAAGAAAAAGCAAATGCAACTATAAAGTTATGGTTGCGTTAAGGGGACAGCAAGGGAATCTCCCGCCGTTTGTCTATGTCCGGCGAAAAGTCTGCGGCAATTTATGGTTTTTTGCAAACATTGATACGCAATTGCGGTTTATTGCCGCACATGCGGCCGATGTGTAAATCTGAATATTTTTTAAGGGCAAATTTTTCCAATTGCCGACTTTGCCCGCCATCCCCGCGCCAAACCAAAGCTTCAGACGGCGGGGCGTTTTGCGGCGCAAACATCGGTTTTCCGGCAAAACTGCGCCGCCGGCCGAAATCTCAAGCGCCGCGCCGCAAAGCAAGCCGCCGGCCTGATCGCTTTCGCGATTTTGGCCGGCGGCAGCCCGGAAACGTCCGCCGAAACCGGCGGCCTGTTTGTCCGTCAAGCCCGCAATAAATCAGGAGAAAAACCTGTCATACGGCTATATCTACATGCTGCGCGGTCCCGGCCAGGCCGTCTTCCCGGAGAAACAGGCCGGTTTTGCTTATCTGGCCGTTTTTGCGGCCGTCCAGTCCGACAAGGTCTATCGGGCTGTCCGCGCTGCCCAAGAAAATCGCCCCTATGCCCGCCTGCGCAAGGGTGAGCAGGCGGTCGCCGCCTTTTTCGTCCTTGACCCACAGTTTAAGCTCGCTGAATATTCCGTCGCCTTCGTCTATCCAGCCGTTGCCGTCCCGGTCGTGAACGGCAAGGTCCTTGAACCCGTCGCCGCTTTGCGTGCCGAAAAGTTCCTTGCCGTCGTTTATCTTGCCGTCGCCGTTTTTGTCGAGAGCCAGAAAGCCGCTGCCGCCCGTAAGGAAAGATATCTGCTCAAGCGCGC comes from the Acidaminococcales bacterium genome and includes:
- a CDS encoding anion permease; translation: MSKAVMTLIVLAVVAIFFITEIIPLAATAMGGAIACGLLSLIPLNQVFSGLANSTVVLFAGMFVVGASMFHTGLAQKIGTSVVKMCGTSE